CATGAATATATCACAATAGCAACTACCCGTCCGGAAACCATTATGGCGGATACGGCTGTTTGTATTAACCCCAGCGATGAGCGCTATCAATACCTCAAAGGTAAGAAAGTAATGGTGCCTTTAATCAATAGGGAAATTCCGATAATCGAAGATCAATATGTAGAGATGGATTTCGGCACCGGTTGCTTAAAGGTGACACCGGCGCACGACTTAAATGATTATGAACTGGGGCAAAAACATAAACTCGAAATCATTGATATTTTAAACGACGACGGAACGTTGAACGAAAAGGCTGAAATTTTAGTGGGAGAGGACCGTTTCATTGCCCGAAAGAAAGTGGTTAAATTATTGGAAGAAGCCGGGCAATTGGAAAAAGTGGAGGATTATAAGTCGCAGGTAGGTTTTTCAGAGCGTACCGATGCTGCCATTGAACCGAAGCTGTCCATGCAGTGGTTCTGTAAAATGGATGAGCTTTCCAAACCGGCTTTGGATTACGTGCTCAGTGGTGAGGTGAGGTTAATACCTGATAAATTTATTAATAGCTACCGCCATTGGATGGAAAATGTGAAAGATTGGAATATCTCCAGACAGCTCTGGTGGGGGCAACGTATTCCTGCTTGGTTTAATGAAAATCAAGAATGGGTGGTAGCCAAAACAACGGAAGAAGCTGTTGAAGAATTTGAAAAGGCCGGTTTGTCGATAAAGGGAATTTATCAAGAGGAGGATGTGCTGGATACTTGGTTTTCTTCAGGTTTGTGGCCTATATCTGTTTTCGATGGCTTTAAGAATCCAGATGGAGCAGATATCAACTATTATTACCCGACAAATGACTTAGTTACCGCGCCTGAAATTCTGTTTTTCTGGGTTGCCCGTATGATGATATCAGGGCATGAATTCAGAGGTGAAGCGCCTTTCAAGAACGTTTACCTAACAGGTATCGTTCGGGATAAACTGGGCCGAAAGATGTCTAAATCCTTAGGTAATTCGCCGGATCCGATTGCCTTAATGGAACAATATGGTACGGATGGCGTTAGAGTGGGCATGTTGCTATCGTCACCTGCGGGAAATGATTTGATGTTTGATGTTGCCTACTGTGAACAGGGCCGTAATTTTGCGAATAAAATATGGAATGCCTTCCGTCTTGTTAAGGGTTGGAAGGCGACAGATAAAGATGCGACTGAGGCAGAGTTAAAAGCAGTTGAATGGTTTGAGAGCCGGTTTAATCAAGCCATAGTTGATATCGATGAGCACTTCGCTGCTTATCGTCTTTCTGACGCACTAATGGCAGTTTATAAATTGATATGGGACGACTTTTGCTCGTGGTACCTCGAGCTGGTGAAGCCGGCTTATCAGCAGCCGATAGCCTCGGTTCTTTATGACCGTACTAAGCACTTTTTTGAGCAGCTTTTAGCTTTGGCGCATCCCTTTATGCCTTTTCTCACTGAGGAACTGTGGCATGATGAACTTTTTGGTAGTAGAGAAGCATTGGATTGCTGTATAGTAGCAAAATATCCTATCTCCAGCGAAGTAGATCATGCGCTCTTAAAAGATTTTGATATTATTAAACAAGTTATTTCGGAAATACGGAATATACGGAATACCAAACAAATATCGCCGAAAGACGCATTGCCTCTCGCCGTAAAAGTTAATACTTCAACGTTGTACAAACCTTATTTGGATAACGTGAAGAAATTGGCGAATATATCAGATGTAAGCTTCGTAAAGGAAAAACCATCGGGTGCTGTCTCTTTTATGGCGGGGAAAGATGAGTTTTTTATTACTATTACACAAAACATTGATGTAGAAGCAGAAAAGGCGCGTATTGCGAGCGAGATTCAATACTTACTGGGATTTTTGAAGGCTGTAAATGCCAAGCTTGCTAATGAAAGGTTTGTGCAAAATGCTAAGCCTGAAATTGTTCAGAATGAGCGAAATAAACAGGCGGATGCGGAAGCGAAAATTAAAATTTTGGAGGAAAGCTTAGCTGCACTGTAGACATGGCCCACTAAAAGGAAATGCAACTCACGTAATAAGTTTACCGGCTGGGAATAATAGATTAATATGTTCACTGGAAGTCTGTTTGCCGATACTTTGTACTCCGCACTATAATAGTTATATTCGTGGGTATTATTAATTATAAAACAAATTATTTGACATGAAAAAAATTTTAAGCTTAGCGCTGATTGGGTTTGTGTTGGCCTCTTGTGGGGGCTCTTCTGAAAATGCTGATAGTCAACAGCAAGAGCTAGACCCTAACCTGATTACCTGTGAAAGTATAGGCAAAGTTAGACTGAGTTATAGCCACGAAGATCTGGAAACTGAGTTTGGTGCAGATAATCTGGAAGACGGTACCGAAGAAATTGATGGCAAAGAGGTGAATATTACAAAAGTATTCCCCGGAACAGCAGAAGAAGTGGTTGTAGCTTGGACAGAAGATAGCGCTCCTTTCAGTAAAGCAGCTAAACTAAGCGTTTCTGATGAGATGGGGCCGTATCAATTGGAGGAAGGCATCCGCGTGGGGTCTACCATAAAAGAGTTGGTACAGGCAAATAATTTTTTACCGGTAACATTTACCAATTTCTATGCAAGGGAAGATGGATTTGCCTATATCCAAAGCTTTAATGATGGTGATCTTGCGCAAAAATATCCGTGTTTGGGAGGTGTATTGGATATTGACAGAACCGACAATTTAGAGACAAGCTTATTGGAAGAGTTTAAACTGGAAAACCCCGCAAAATCAAACCATAAAGCGATGAACTTTATATATGCAAACGTGGTTGAACTGAGCATTTCAGCTGAGTAACACCATTATAAAATGTTAAATAAAAGGCTTGTCTTTGTATTGGAAAAGACAAGCCTTTTATTTAACATGAATTAATTCCGTATATGAAGGGAGTTCTTTTAAAAAAATATAAGACTCTTTCTCAAAATCGATCTGACAATAGTAGTGTTGTAAACCGTTGCTTACTACAAGAAAGGGAACTTTATGAACCATATTATAACGAGCTATCTGATCAAATACCGCCTGTGTTATTTTAACTGAGGGAGCTTTTAACTCTGCTATAAGCATTCTTCTTCCACCATGGTCGAATACCACAATATCCGTTCTCTTTTGTAATGAATTAAGTTTGAGCCCGCCTTCGGATTGGATTAGTGTTTTAGGAAACGCTTTGTCTCTAATTAGATGCTGTATCCAATGTTGCCGTACCCATTCTTCTGGAGTTAACACCAGGTGTTTTTTTCTCAGTTCGTCGAAAATCAACAATTTGTCTTTTTCTCTAACGAGTTTAAAAGGGAAGTGTGGCAAATTAAGGGCTATGGGTGTTAGCATGGTACAAATTTACCAAGTATTTTGCGAACATTTGCAATTTAGTAAAAGCTCAGGGAATCGTTATATTTAGTTTGCGGGTATGTGATACGTAGGTAACTTATTTGGCGGAGGCTAAAATTTATTGTTATTTTGCAGGCTAAGTTGGCATGGCCGGAGATATCGCGTGTGGAATGGCCATGATAACTTATAAGTCAACGCGAGTAATGAATGTAGCAACTGTATTATCGGATATATCAAAGAGAAAGCTTAAACCAATCTACCTTTTGCATGGGGAGGAGTCGTATTATATAGATTTGGTCAGTCATTATTTAGAAGGCAAAGTATTGAGTGATGCTGAAAAAGGTTTTAACCAGACCGTTCTATATGGTAAGGACACCGATTGGATAACCATCGTAAATGCAGCGAAACGTTATCCTATGATGAGCGACTATCAATTAATCCTCGTAAAAGAAGCCCAACATCTCAAATGGGATAAAGCTGCCGAGCTCTTTGAATCCTATGCAAATAACCCTTTATCAACCACGGTGCTAGCTTTTGCGTATAAATATGGAAAATTTGATAAACGGAAGAAGATTTATAAAACTATCGAAAAGAACGGCTTGGTATTGGAGTCCGCTAAAATTTACGATAATAAGTTAGCTCCATGGATCGATGAGTATGTAAAAGAACGGGGTATGACCATCCATCCGCAGGCAACAGCAATGATCGGAGAGTATCTGGGCACAGAGCTCTCTAAAGTAGCCAATGAGCTTGATAAGTTGATGCTGAACGTTCCAAAAGATAGGGAAATTAATGTTAACGACGTTCAGCATAATATAGGTATAAGTAAAGACTTCAACGTATTCGAGCTGAACACGGCCCTTGGAAAACGAGATGTTTTCAAAGTAAATCAAATTATTGATTATTTTGCTGCCAATCCTAAGTCTAATCCGCTTCCTGTACTGATGGGTTCTTTGTACGCTTATTTCTCTAAATTGTTAAAATACCATTTCCTGCCCGATAAAAGTCAACAGGCAGCCGCCCGCGAGTTAGGCGTGCATCCATTCTTTTTGAAAGACTATGAAATGGCCGTGCGTAATTATTCACGAGGGAAATTATTTCATATTATTGGCTACTTGAAGGAGTATGATTTAAAGTCTAAAGGGGTAGACGCCATTAATCTGGAACCGGAAGACTTAATGAAAGAGTTGATGTTCAAAATATTGCATTAAGATATAATATATGAAGAGAGTTTTATTTTCGAGTTTTATCATTTTTCTCTTGGCCCCCGTGGCATTATATGGTCAAGGAAGAGGGGTTTATGTAGCTGTGGAAGCA
This Olivibacter sp. SDN3 DNA region includes the following protein-coding sequences:
- a CDS encoding valine--tRNA ligase; translated protein: MSIAKTYNPKEAEDKWYSYWLEKKFFRSVPDDREPYTIVMPPPNVTGVLHMGHMLNNTIQDVLIRRARMQGKNACWVPGTDHASIATEAKVVAMLKERGMSKKDLSREEFLTYAWEWKEKYGGIILEQLKKLGASCDWDRTRFTMDPDLSDAVIDTFIHLYKKGYIYRGIRMVNWDPQGKTAVSDEEVIRKEVNQKLYYVQYQVVPETIPGTSSKTQEVPLDQIHHEYITIATTRPETIMADTAVCINPSDERYQYLKGKKVMVPLINREIPIIEDQYVEMDFGTGCLKVTPAHDLNDYELGQKHKLEIIDILNDDGTLNEKAEILVGEDRFIARKKVVKLLEEAGQLEKVEDYKSQVGFSERTDAAIEPKLSMQWFCKMDELSKPALDYVLSGEVRLIPDKFINSYRHWMENVKDWNISRQLWWGQRIPAWFNENQEWVVAKTTEEAVEEFEKAGLSIKGIYQEEDVLDTWFSSGLWPISVFDGFKNPDGADINYYYPTNDLVTAPEILFFWVARMMISGHEFRGEAPFKNVYLTGIVRDKLGRKMSKSLGNSPDPIALMEQYGTDGVRVGMLLSSPAGNDLMFDVAYCEQGRNFANKIWNAFRLVKGWKATDKDATEAELKAVEWFESRFNQAIVDIDEHFAAYRLSDALMAVYKLIWDDFCSWYLELVKPAYQQPIASVLYDRTKHFFEQLLALAHPFMPFLTEELWHDELFGSREALDCCIVAKYPISSEVDHALLKDFDIIKQVISEIRNIRNTKQISPKDALPLAVKVNTSTLYKPYLDNVKKLANISDVSFVKEKPSGAVSFMAGKDEFFITITQNIDVEAEKARIASEIQYLLGFLKAVNAKLANERFVQNAKPEIVQNERNKQADAEAKIKILEESLAAL
- a CDS encoding type I restriction enzyme HsdR N-terminal domain-containing protein yields the protein MLTPIALNLPHFPFKLVREKDKLLIFDELRKKHLVLTPEEWVRQHWIQHLIRDKAFPKTLIQSEGGLKLNSLQKRTDIVVFDHGGRRMLIAELKAPSVKITQAVFDQIARYNMVHKVPFLVVSNGLQHYYCQIDFEKESYIFLKELPSYTELIHVK
- the holA gene encoding DNA polymerase III subunit delta, whose amino-acid sequence is MNVATVLSDISKRKLKPIYLLHGEESYYIDLVSHYLEGKVLSDAEKGFNQTVLYGKDTDWITIVNAAKRYPMMSDYQLILVKEAQHLKWDKAAELFESYANNPLSTTVLAFAYKYGKFDKRKKIYKTIEKNGLVLESAKIYDNKLAPWIDEYVKERGMTIHPQATAMIGEYLGTELSKVANELDKLMLNVPKDREINVNDVQHNIGISKDFNVFELNTALGKRDVFKVNQIIDYFAANPKSNPLPVLMGSLYAYFSKLLKYHFLPDKSQQAAARELGVHPFFLKDYEMAVRNYSRGKLFHIIGYLKEYDLKSKGVDAINLEPEDLMKELMFKILH